Below is a window of Vibrio fortis DNA.
TTGTACTTCATCGAAAATCAGCAGTGCATTGTGCTTATCACACAGCTCACGTACCGTGTTTACAAACTCAGATGTTGGAGAAATGATGCCGCCTTCGCCTTGCAGAGGTTCCATCATCACAGCACAAGTACGATCAGAGATATGCGCTTCTAGTGCTTCGATATCATTGTACGGAAGGTGCGTTACGTCTCCTGGCTTAGGACCAAAGCCATCTGAGTATGCAGCTTGACCACCAACAGTAACCGTAAAGAATGTACGACCGTGGAAACCCTGTTTAAATGCAATGATCTCAGATTTTTCTGGACCATGAACGTCTGCTGCCCATCGACGAGCAAGCTTCAGTGCTGCTTCGTTCGCTTCTGCACCTGAGTTTGCAAAGAACACTTTCTCTGCAAAACACACGTCTGTTAGTTTTTTCGCTAGACGCAGTGCTGGCTCGTTAGTCATAACGTTACTTAGGTGCCACAGCTTATTTGCTTGCTCAGTCACAGCGTCAACCATCGCTGGGTGACAGTGACCCAAACAGCTCACCGCAATACCACCAGCGAAGTCGATGTACTCACGACCTTGCTGATCCCAAACGCGTGCCCCTTCCCCTTTTACTGGGATCATTTCCATAGGGTTGTAACAAGGCACCATGACCTCATCAAATAGACTACGTTCCACTTTATTTTCCACTGTCATCACACATTCCTTCTCGATACTGCAAGCTTCGCAAAATAAGCGTAATGGTTCATATCCGAGACAAAGGTATTTTGTCTCGCCATCATCCTGCTGCAGCATTATATTTACATTTAATTAACCTTTTCAATAGTAGATTATTCTTTCGCCACGCTAAATAGCCAGGCGAACGTTACTACCTATGACTATTTATGCATCAACGTATCTATTTTATGAAGCTTTTTTTACTTAGACGTGCTTTAACAAACAAGAAATGCAGGCAGAACAAGCTCTGAGAGGGGATCGAGAGGAAATAACGCGAATAACTTTGCATAGACACAAAAAACGGTATTCACATCTATAAATGTTATAAAAAGTGATCGGTGTCAGAAGGATTCAAACACTCAGCGGGCTAGAAAATTAGCCAGTAGTTGGTGCCCTTGCTCTGTTTTAATCGATTCGGGGTGAAATTGTACTGCGTCGATCGGCAAAGTCTTGTGCTGATAACCCATAATTTCGTCCATACGGCCATCTTCAAATTCTGTCCAAGATGTCAGTTCAAAACAGTCCGGCAAGGTGCCATTCTTCACCACTAAGGAGTGATAGCGCGTAACAGTCAGTGGGTTATTCAACCCTTGAAAAACACTCTTCCCAGTGTGACGAATCGGGGAGGTTTTACCATGCATTACCTGTCTGGCTCTCACGACTTCACCACCAAAGACTTGAGCAATCGCTTGATGACCAAGACAAACACCTAAGATAGGTAATTTACCCGCGAAGTGCTCGATAGCCGCAAGCGAGATACCTGCATCGTCAGGCGTACATGGACCCGGAGAGATCACTAGGTGGTTTGGTTTAAGCGCTTCAATGCCGGCGATATCAATCTCATCATTGCGCACAACCTTGACCTCTGCACCCAACTCACAAAAGTATTGGTACAGGTTATAGGTAAAAGAGTCGTAGTTGTCGATGATAAGTAACATACGTAAATCGTAACCGTATTGAAGAGAACAATAGGATGTGTATTGTGCAGTAAGAGATTAGAAAGGCAAGTATAAAGCAAGAGATAAACAAAAATAAGGCCAGCATAAGCCGGCCTTATTCATTTACAGCTATCTGATTATATTAAGCTTTACGGCGACGTAAGAAACCTAATCCAAACAGAGATAGAAGTGCACCAAAGCCAAAGCTACCGCCAGAACCGTCATATTCCGGATATACTGGCTTGACGTTACTTGAGTCACGTTTAGAGATGTTAACTTCCATACTCTTTGATTCAATCACTGTAGAAGATGATGCACCTGCATTTTGTGCAGCAGCACGTTCACCCTTAAGTGTCATTGAGATAGTGTAAGTACCTTCGTCTAAGCCTACCACATCAAACATAACGGTTTGTTCACCATTTTTTGTCAGTTTGACTTGCGGCAATGCTATTCCTTTAGGTTGTGGGGAAATTGATATTTCGGCAATATCGTTTTTCTGTGCAGAAGCTGAAACTGGGAACGCAATGTCAGCTCTACCACTTTTAGCTGCGATGCTAATTGGAGTCTCACCAGCTTCATTGTATTTATACCCGATACTCACAATTGCAGAGTCATGATCCGAAGAGCGGTATGGATCTTCAGAGTAAAAGGCATTTAGATTATCTTCCGTAAGCAACTCACCCTTTTGGTTTACAGGCTTCTTCTGATCATTTAATGCGTACTTATGTTCATTCTCATAGTCGAACAACGCACTCTCTGGAGCATTAATGTGCCAATCTTTAGCGTCAACCAGCCTACTTTGCATATTCTTGGAAACTAACAAATGATCTAGAGAACCAATCTCGTCGTTGTAAGAGTAGCTCCATGAAGTTTCACCTTCAGGTGTAAACAAATCTACAGCGTTGATATACCCAAATGTCTTGGTTATTTTCTTTCCTTCTGGGCCGAACTGAACATCACTACCAATTTTGGTATAACCAGCGGCATAGATTTCTTTGCCAGTTGGGTTAGAAGTCATAACGAGCATAGGGTCCTCATGTGCATAAGCATTAAAGTCACCTAAAACTACTTTATCCCCTTCAATTTTAGCGAGCTCTTCTCCCAAATGAGTAACAGCAGCAACACGGAAGTGTTCACAGTTGCCTTGGAAATCGTCGTTACGTACTTTATCTTTTTTAGGGTCGAACTTATACCAATCTTGCCACCCCTTCCAGTCTTCATAACACGTAGAGCCCTTTGACTTCAGGTGGTTTACTGCAACCGTTAGTTTTTTACCAGTGTTGTTCACTTTAAACGTTGCGGTAACAGTATTACGCTGATAATTCTTACCGTTTTCACGGACTTCACCTTTGCTGTCTAAGATTGGGGCGTTATTTTCATCAACGATCATAGGTGCATCTTGCCATGGCATTGGTATGACTTGACCAGAGATGACTGAAACCTTGGATGGGCGGTAAATTAGCCCTGTTGTAATGGAGTCACTGCCAATCGTATCTTCTTCATCAAGGACAGTATCGCCATTTTTATCAAACCCAACGAATACATATCGATTGTGAATTGAATCTTTGTCATTACGATCAGCGTAGTTTTCTTTAGTATATTTAGCATTAACTGCCGCTAACAGCTCTTTCATTGCACCGAAATCGCCGAAACCATTATTCTCAATTTCCATCAAACCGAGAATATCAGCATCTAAACCATGTATAGCTTCGACTATCTTTGTCTGCTGACGATTGAACTCTAGTTCAGACTCTGCGCCGCGATTGTCGCCAAATTGGTTATCAGAACCACCATATGGAGAGTTGAAGTAGTTTAATACATTTTGCGTTGCGACTTTTATTGTAAAGCCATCTTTGCCGTAGTATTCATTAATCTTTAACGAGTCTCGGTCCGTATTATGAACGAATTTAATTTCAGAAGAGTTCTTGCTTTCTAAAAGAGCAGGCACCGTTAAAGTAAAGTTGCCATATGAGTATCCGATAACCCCAGTAGCCCCTATAACGCTATCATTGATGCGAATATAGTTTTCGTTAGGCTTATCATTGAACTGAGGATAATACGGAATTTGCCCATTTTGTGCTTTAGTATCGGATTCAAGCAATAGTCGATAATCATCGTTCTGATCTGCTTGATCCAATGACGCTTGAGAACCCGCTACATGATCTTGGTTAGGCTGCGGGTTTGGTCGTTTGAAACTCAGGGTAATATTATTGCGGCGAGCTGAATAGTCATAGCTAAAGCTCTTAGAGACTCTCATATCAGTCTTCACTGACATTAATTCTTGCTTAAGCTCATCTTTCGCATCAGATAGACGTGTTTGGTACTCATCCTCAGTTTCCGCTTCATTTCGTTCAATGGTTAGACTTTGAACTTTCTCCTCAATAGCAGCTAACTCAACGGCATTTTTCCCCATGTCCTCAACGGTAGTCACTAGCATACCTTCGTAACGTTCAAGTGTTTCCGAAAATGAATCATCACTTGAAAGACTAACCAGAGAAACAGGTTCTACATTAGTTACCGATGAGTTTGTTACTTCCCATTTACCAGTATGTGCTAGGAGTTGCGTCAAGCCATAGTTTTCTTGAACTTTCGCGTAAACACATACTTCTTGACCAACAGTTACATCTGCAACATCAGATGCAGGGACAAAAATGCCATCGGAACTCAACACATCGCCGTCAGCATTATTATCATACAAGTAAAAACCTGAAACAGGATTATTCGTAACTGCAGACACGGTACCTGATACTTTGTAGTATTCTTCAGAGACATATCCGGAGGTGATTAGTGGGGAGAACTTTCCTACCCCCTGAACTTCACCAATATATTTCGCTTGTGATGATGAGTTTTGTGAACATAAAGGCGTAGGAGGGGCGATCAACTCCGGATTGCCCAAATGACTATATTGATCACTAGAATCAGCTATGGACCAATCACCGGGATCGTAAGAGTTTTTCTGATTAGGGAGTGTATTAAAACGACGTAATGTAACATCTGTACCAAAATATTGATCAGAATCAGCATACCCAACAACATCTAAAATTACAGGTGAATCTGAATCACTTACATCTCGAAGTGCCCAAGTATCATTACCATTACCATTCAGATTGCTATTACCTTGGATTGCAATTCCACCGTTGTCCGCAATGTTTTTTATGATCTCATCACTGGCTCTATCTGAGTCAGACTTGTAATAATAAACAACCGCACTTTTCCCAGTAGGCAAAACTAAACCAGCTAAAGCAGAATCACCATTAGAGTTATTGATTGTATACCATGTGCCACCGTTAGCTTGTTTACTTAACTCAATGTGGTCAGGGAAAGTGTAATCAACGTCTCCCAAGTTCGTAATTTCTACAGCTCTGTTTTTTGAACTATCTTTCCCATCAACAACTTCACTAATAACAACGTCCTGTAAACCAGCCAGTGCCGCGCTACTAAGCACACTACTAATCGCACCAGCAAGTAGAGTCATTTTTTTATTCATTTCGATATCTCTCTGATTTAATTAGAAGTAAACACGAGCGTAAGCGTAAGCGTCTTGAGCTGCTTCACCAGTGTTCCATTCAAGTGCGATCACACTAGAACGTGTTGGACGGTAGTTAACTCCCAATGTGCCCCATACGCGCTCATCACCCCAGCTGTGCATATCTTTGCCACTTGCTGCTTGCTCATTGCGATTGTCAATCGCCCATTGCTCATACTCTTCGTAGTTGTATGAAGCAGTGAACTCCCAATTATCAGTAAACTGGTACTTCGCTGAGGCCAGGTAACCTTTGTTCTCTAGAGTTTGAAAGTCATTGTTCACGTAGGTTTTATCGCCGGTAACAGGATCAACCGAAACCAGCGTTCTTGACTGTGCAATATCTTCTTCTTCGAAGAACGCATTAACACCAAGGTGGAAAGTTTCTGTCACAGCAAGGCGTGCGCCAGCACCTAATAGACGCTGCTCGCCATATTTAGATTCACCATCAGAACCACCGCGACCTTCCGCACCAGCTACGACAGAGAAGCGATCGCCAAAGTAACCAATGTAACCATTCACGATTTCGCCAAGCTCAGAGCCAGAAGATGATTCAGCGCGGTTGGTGTACGAAGCGCCAACTTTGATTGCGCCAAAGTATTTGCCCTCGTACTTAACGGTCATGTCTTGATCGCCCGCTTCGCCTGTTTCAACCGTTGTATCAAAAGTAAAGTCACCCCACTTGTCGTAATCATCAAATGCAGTATCGGTTAGACCTACCTCTATGTAGTGTTCTTGACTTTTGCTCTTGTACAGGTCGTATCCAATAAAGACCTTATCGATCGCCAGAACCATATCACCTGAACCGTATTCCCAGTTCTCACGCTCATAGTCCAACTCTAAGCGATAGTGCATCTTGTCTTGTTTACCTTTCACACCCATGGTTGCGAATGAGTCATCAATGAAGGTTTGGTCTGCGTAAAACTCACCGTATTCATAGTTAGCGCCAATATGGCCACCAACGCCGACCTCACCGTAGAGTTTTACAAAATCGCCATTTTCATCTTCGTAAATGGTGACAGCATTTACTGCTGAGGCCATAAATAAAGAAGAAATAGCCAATGCCACTGCATTTCTTTTCAACATTATTTTCCCTTAATTATTAGCTTGTATTGGAATATCGTTCCAAAGCCTTTTAATGCGCGAAAAATTACTTATTGGATGTGATTTAAGTAAATTTAGAGTGCAAAAGACCGCAGATTCACAGGCGTGATTCTGAATACAATAAAATTCAATAGTTTTTATAAACGAGTGTAATTTCTAATTTTTATGTAACAACATAAAGCCATAATCAGCACAAATGAGCTGCATATCACACTTGCATCGCGATTATTAAGAGACTAATGACAATTCCAACAATATGAGTAATTTATAGTTGAGTATAAACACTAAAAACTTAAAATTTGCTCTACACCTCAGAAATATAAAGCACTCAGTGTTATGCGAAATTAACTAGATAGTGAATTTCAAATACGCTTTTTTATTGTGGCCATTACCACACGAAGAATTTAATAGATAATATTTAATTATATTAATAAGGCGTGATAGAACAGATTAATAAAAGAGAAATAAAAAAGCCCCTGCAATGCAGGGGCTTTAAGAATATCGAACTTCTGTTTTAACTATGGGCGAGTCACAAAACCTACTGCTTCATATGCTTTCTTCAGGGTTACTGCTGCGCGCTCTGAAGCTTTTTCTGCGCCCGCTTTCATCACTGCGTCCATGTAGGCACGATCTTCACGAATGCGGCGGTATTCCGCTTGGATAGGCTCTAGCATCTCAACGATTGCTGCGCCAACGTCTTTCTTGAATGGACCGTACATCTCTACGCCTTGGTATTGCGCTTCAATCTCTTCAAACGTTTTACCCGTTGCTGCAGAGTACAGACCCATTAGGTTAGAGATACCCGCTTTGTTTTCCCAGTCGTGAGCGATGCGCGGTGGTGTTTCCGCATCTGTTTGCGCTTTGTTGATCTTCTTAATGATCGACTTAGGCTCTTCCAGAAGAGTAATCACGTTCTTACGGTTATCATCTGATTTTGACATCTTCTTAGTTGCATCTTGTAGGCTCATTACACGTGCATTCACTGTTGGGATGTACGGTTCTGGCACTTCGAAGATTGGCTGCTCAGGAGAGTAGATGTTATTGAATCGAGTCGCGATATCACGCGCTAGCTCAAGGTGCTGCTTCTGGTCGCTACCTACAGGCACTTGGTGAGCGCCGTATAGCAAGATATCTGCAGCCATCAGCACTGGGTAATCAAACAGACCTACGTTTACGTCGTTTGAGTGACGTGCAGACTTGTCTTTAAACTGAGTCATACGGCTCAGTTCACCCATTTGTGTGTAACAGTTAAGAAGCCAACCAAGTTGAGCATGCTCTGGTACGTGAGACTGAACAAATAGCGTGCTCTTCTTTGGATCAACACCGACAGCAAGACAGATTGCTAGTGCGTCTAGAGTCGCTTCATGCAGCGCTTTCGGATCTTGACGAACCGTAACCGCGTGAAGGTCTACAACACAGTATTGGCAATCGTAGTCATCTTGCATCTGTTGCCATTGACGTAGAGCACCCAAGTAGTTACCGATACTTAGTTCACCAGATGGTTGAACACCACTCAATACGATGGGCTTGCTCATGGTTTTAATTCCTTTGCTTATTCGCTAGCTTTTAACGTTGCGTCTTACAGACTAGCTTCTTAACTTAAAAATAGAAAAGCCGCACAGCTCTTCTGTGCGGCTCATCCAGTGTACTCATTGACAAGTATTTTGCCAGTAGCTTAACTAACTTTTGTACGCTTTATGCTGAAACGAGAACAACATCGAGCAATTGCGCGACACTATCGGCCACATAGTCAGGGTTTGATGCAGAGATCGGTTCACCGTGGTTATAGCCATATGTCAGACCGAACGAGTGGCAACCCGCATTCTTCGCCGCTTTGATGTCGTTACTTGAATCACCAACCATCAACATTTCGTCAGCTTCTACGTTGTGCTTTTTTAGCAACCAGTTTAGCGCTACTGGGTTCGGCTTCTTCTCTGGGAACGAGTCACCACCTAACACATCAACAAAGTACTTATCGATACCGTGCTGTGCTAACACGTCTGGTACAAACTTCGATGGTTTGTTGGTTACTAGAGCCAATGTGAAGCCCGCTTTGTGCAGTTCTGCCAGCGTCTCTTTTACTGATGGGTAAAAGTGGCTTAGCTTATGCCCGCCCTGCTCGTAGAAATCATCAAACAAGATACGCGCTTTCTTTAGCAGCTCTGGCTCTAGGTTTGGATCTACCGTTAGACTGCGGCTCAAGGAGCGTCCGATAAGAACATCAGCACCGTTGCCCACATAATCACGTACTTCCTCTTCGCTTACTGCAGGGAATCCCATCGCCTGGCACGCTTGGTCCGCGGCAACCGCAAGATCTGGCACGCTATCTAATAAGGTTCCATCCAAATCAAAGGCAATCAGTTTTATTGAGCTTAATGACATCTTACTTTCCTATTTTTTGTATTCGCCTTATGAGTTGAGCAATAAGACGTAAAAAGGGGCCAATCAGCCCCTTTATCTAAATTCTTTAGTTTAGGTCAACAGACCCTAGTTCTACTTTTATGCGTTAACTTTTGCAAGCTCTGCACGCATCTCATCAATCACTTCTTTGTAATCAGGCTGATTGAAAATTGCTGAACCCGCAACAAACATATCTGCGCCCGCTTCTGCGATTTCACGAATGTTATCTACTTTTACGCCGCCATCAATCTCAAGACGGATGTCACGGCCTGATTCGTCGATCATCTTACGAACCGCACGCAACTTATCTAAAGTGTGAGGAATGAAAGATTGACCACCAAAGCCTGGGTTTACCGACATCAGTAGAATCAAATCTACTTTATCCATAATGTAGTCTAGGCATGAAAGCGGTGTTGCTGGGTTTAATACAACTCCTGCTTTACAGCCGTGCTCTTTGATAAGCTGTAGTGTACGATCGATGTGCTCAGAAGCTTCAACGTGGAACGTGATCATCGATGCACCTGCTTTAGCGAAATCAGGTACGATGTTATCGACAGGTTTAACCATTAGGTGAACGTCGATCGGTGCGGTAATACCGTAGTCACGAAGTGCTTTACAGATAGGTGCGCCAAAAGTCAGGTTTGGTACGTAGTGGTTATCCATCACATCAAAGTGCACAACGTCGGCACCCGCTGCAAGAACACGTTCTACGTCATCACCAAGACGAGCAAAATCTGCAGACAAAATAGATGGAGCGATTAGAAAATCTTTCATACCAGACCTCTTAAGAGTGAGTAAAATGCGAATATCACCGCCTTGGTGGCATCTCATACACAAATATAAGGCTCAAACCCAAGACTATCTGGTGCGCAATTCTACCTAACCGATGAAAGAGATCCTAGCAGTTCCAAGGAATTGTTTATCAAAGTGCCAAGTCTGTTGTCAGTAACACCAACCGTGGAAACAATCTGTCAATTGACTCGGTAAAGCGTTGCTACTCAGAAGCTAGTTGGTTTTTCTCTGCATGGAACAGAGCCAGCAGCTCATCCACTTTATTACGACCAGCACCGTTACGGCTGATGGTTCGCTTCACTTTAACAACGTTAAGATCGGCACCGTGATAGAGGCGACGTGTCAAAGTCGTATCGTGATTAGAGATCAATACAGGGATACCACGCTCCATTGCCGTTTTCTCAGCAACATCAGCAAGTGCAGCTTGGTCATCAAGTGAAAAGCCATTACCTGCATAGGAGGTAAAATTTGCGGTATTTGATAGCGGTGCGTATGGAGGATCGCAATAAACGACACAGCCTTTACGAGCGCGACTAAAGGTTTCGCTGTAGCCTTCACAAACAAAGGTAGCTTTCTTGGCTTTCTCGGCAAAGAACTCAAGCTCCGCTTCAGGGAAGTAAGGCTTTTTGTAAGAACCGAACGGCACGTTAAAACCACCCTTCTTGTTATAACGACATAAGCCATTAAAACCAAAGCGGTTCATGTATAAAAATGCCAAAGAACGGTACATCACATTGTCAGTATCGTTGAATTGAGCGCGAATATCTAAGTACGCTTCTTTGCGGTTGTTTTCAGGACAAAACCAACGTTTTGCTTCCGCAATATAGGTCTCAGGATCGGTCTTGAGGAGATTATATAAGTTGATCAGATCAGGGTTGATGTCTGCCAGCAAGTATTGGTCATAATCCGTGTTCAGAAACACAGAACCAGCACCAACAAATGGCTCCACCAATTTACGAGCAGGCGGCAAGTGGCGTTGGATATCTTCTACTAGGCCATATTTACCACCAGCCCATTTTAGAAAGGCACGCTGCTTTTTCATTTACTGCTCTATCTATCAACTCAAAAATAAGGCTGCGGAATGTAACATATTTTGAGGCGAAGCTCAGCGTTATTTCGCACGTTCTATCTCTCGATGCACCTGATTCATCGATTTTGCCCAAGGTTCCAGTGCTTGCAAGCCTTTTGGCAAGGATTCAACCGCATCTCGCGCGACTTGAATGGTTGGATAATCTTGATAGGTGACAATAAACCACTCAACATCATTTCGAACTGTTGGGTAAATTCGAACATCATCAACAATATCGTACTGCTCAATAAAAGATTGAACATCTTCAAGCTCAGTCATTGCCCCTAACTGCAGCGTATAAGCTCGTGGTGATAACGCTTTGAGTTCATCTCTGGCAAACGAGAAAGTAATGGTTTTCGCAGGGGCTTGTGCTGCCTCTTGGGCTGCTAGCTCGGCTTGTTCACGAGCAGAGCCTTCATCATCACTGGAAGCTTCTAGTGCCGCTTGTGACGGAGCAACAGGCTCAGTGCTTGGAGAGCTGTTTGCCTCTACTGCATCATCAATATTTTGTGTATCGACCGTCTCTGGCTTGCCTTCTAAAAGCGCATCAACGACGTCTGAAGTAATAACAACGCGCTGCTGAGTATCTTGCTCTGCCCCAACGCTGACTGTCTCTTCAACCACAACGGGTGGTAAAGAAGACGTATCATCCTCTGCACCGACATAACTATCATCACCATCAGACTCTGGCGCAGTTACATCTTCCAAGTTCTCATCGCTTTTGCTCTCTTTGGTTTCAAAGGTAGGAATCGCCGTCTGCTCAATAGGAGCAATCAGAGATTCAGCTTTGTCGTCTGGCGTTGGTTGACTTAGCATCCACCAGTAACCACCACCAATCACAACCAAGAGTAAGGCAACCAAAATTGCGATGTTGGTTGGCGAGCCAATAATTGAGCGAATAATAATCCTTTTTTCCACTTTTAACTCTCCTAGAGCCATTAACTCACCCGGTAGAGGCGCGGCTTTTCGAAATGCGCTTCGTACCCGATTTTCCATATCGTCTTCAACATAACGCACCACCAGCGACTCAAAAAACTGCAGCGCCTCTTGTTCTGAAAGAGGCTCAATTTCAAGATCAATGGGTTTATGCTCTTGCCCATAACTCAAACGAGTTAACAGAGAATCTAAATGTCCCGCCTCTGAAAACAGAACAACATTAATCGTCCATTGGGGGTTGCTTTGCGCTTCGAGCACCAACAGCCAGAGCTCAGACACTAACACTTCCGATAAACGATGGGCATTATCAACCACGATCACGACATCGCACGAATCGCCATCGAGGATTCGCGTTAAGCTATCGCTTAAAGAGTCATGTTGATTAAAAAGAGGATCAGAAACAATTTG
It encodes the following:
- a CDS encoding aspartate aminotransferase family protein, with protein sequence MTVENKVERSLFDEVMVPCYNPMEMIPVKGEGARVWDQQGREYIDFAGGIAVSCLGHCHPAMVDAVTEQANKLWHLSNVMTNEPALRLAKKLTDVCFAEKVFFANSGAEANEAALKLARRWAADVHGPEKSEIIAFKQGFHGRTFFTVTVGGQAAYSDGFGPKPGDVTHLPYNDIEALEAHISDRTCAVMMEPLQGEGGIISPTSEFVNTVRELCDKHNALLIFDEVQTGNGRTGNFYAYQGLGVTPDILSTAKSLGGGFPIGAMLTTNELAPHLKVGTHGSTYGGNPLACAVAEAVVDVVSQPDTLEGVKVREALFRDGLAKINEKYQIFSEVRGKGLLLGAALNDEWQGRARDVLVAAGKEGLMVLVAGANVVRFTPSLVITKEEIEEGLAKLDKAIASLV
- a CDS encoding aminodeoxychorismate/anthranilate synthase component II, with the protein product MLLIIDNYDSFTYNLYQYFCELGAEVKVVRNDEIDIAGIEALKPNHLVISPGPCTPDDAGISLAAIEHFAGKLPILGVCLGHQAIAQVFGGEVVRARQVMHGKTSPIRHTGKSVFQGLNNPLTVTRYHSLVVKNGTLPDCFELTSWTEFEDGRMDEIMGYQHKTLPIDAVQFHPESIKTEQGHQLLANFLAR
- a CDS encoding ExeM/NucH family extracellular endonuclease, translating into MNKKMTLLAGAISSVLSSAALAGLQDVVISEVVDGKDSSKNRAVEITNLGDVDYTFPDHIELSKQANGGTWYTINNSNGDSALAGLVLPTGKSAVVYYYKSDSDRASDEIIKNIADNGGIAIQGNSNLNGNGNDTWALRDVSDSDSPVILDVVGYADSDQYFGTDVTLRRFNTLPNQKNSYDPGDWSIADSSDQYSHLGNPELIAPPTPLCSQNSSSQAKYIGEVQGVGKFSPLITSGYVSEEYYKVSGTVSAVTNNPVSGFYLYDNNADGDVLSSDGIFVPASDVADVTVGQEVCVYAKVQENYGLTQLLAHTGKWEVTNSSVTNVEPVSLVSLSSDDSFSETLERYEGMLVTTVEDMGKNAVELAAIEEKVQSLTIERNEAETEDEYQTRLSDAKDELKQELMSVKTDMRVSKSFSYDYSARRNNITLSFKRPNPQPNQDHVAGSQASLDQADQNDDYRLLLESDTKAQNGQIPYYPQFNDKPNENYIRINDSVIGATGVIGYSYGNFTLTVPALLESKNSSEIKFVHNTDRDSLKINEYYGKDGFTIKVATQNVLNYFNSPYGGSDNQFGDNRGAESELEFNRQQTKIVEAIHGLDADILGLMEIENNGFGDFGAMKELLAAVNAKYTKENYADRNDKDSIHNRYVFVGFDKNGDTVLDEEDTIGSDSITTGLIYRPSKVSVISGQVIPMPWQDAPMIVDENNAPILDSKGEVRENGKNYQRNTVTATFKVNNTGKKLTVAVNHLKSKGSTCYEDWKGWQDWYKFDPKKDKVRNDDFQGNCEHFRVAAVTHLGEELAKIEGDKVVLGDFNAYAHEDPMLVMTSNPTGKEIYAAGYTKIGSDVQFGPEGKKITKTFGYINAVDLFTPEGETSWSYSYNDEIGSLDHLLVSKNMQSRLVDAKDWHINAPESALFDYENEHKYALNDQKKPVNQKGELLTEDNLNAFYSEDPYRSSDHDSAIVSIGYKYNEAGETPISIAAKSGRADIAFPVSASAQKNDIAEISISPQPKGIALPQVKLTKNGEQTVMFDVVGLDEGTYTISMTLKGERAAAQNAGASSSTVIESKSMEVNISKRDSSNVKPVYPEYDGSGGSFGFGALLSLFGLGFLRRRKA
- a CDS encoding porin, translating into MLKRNAVALAISSLFMASAVNAVTIYEDENGDFVKLYGEVGVGGHIGANYEYGEFYADQTFIDDSFATMGVKGKQDKMHYRLELDYERENWEYGSGDMVLAIDKVFIGYDLYKSKSQEHYIEVGLTDTAFDDYDKWGDFTFDTTVETGEAGDQDMTVKYEGKYFGAIKVGASYTNRAESSSGSELGEIVNGYIGYFGDRFSVVAGAEGRGGSDGESKYGEQRLLGAGARLAVTETFHLGVNAFFEEEDIAQSRTLVSVDPVTGDKTYVNNDFQTLENKGYLASAKYQFTDNWEFTASYNYEEYEQWAIDNRNEQAASGKDMHSWGDERVWGTLGVNYRPTRSSVIALEWNTGEAAQDAYAYARVYF
- the trpS gene encoding tryptophan--tRNA ligase; the protein is MSKPIVLSGVQPSGELSIGNYLGALRQWQQMQDDYDCQYCVVDLHAVTVRQDPKALHEATLDALAICLAVGVDPKKSTLFVQSHVPEHAQLGWLLNCYTQMGELSRMTQFKDKSARHSNDVNVGLFDYPVLMAADILLYGAHQVPVGSDQKQHLELARDIATRFNNIYSPEQPIFEVPEPYIPTVNARVMSLQDATKKMSKSDDNRKNVITLLEEPKSIIKKINKAQTDAETPPRIAHDWENKAGISNLMGLYSAATGKTFEEIEAQYQGVEMYGPFKKDVGAAIVEMLEPIQAEYRRIREDRAYMDAVMKAGAEKASERAAVTLKKAYEAVGFVTRP
- a CDS encoding phosphoglycolate phosphatase, with translation MSLSSIKLIAFDLDGTLLDSVPDLAVAADQACQAMGFPAVSEEEVRDYVGNGADVLIGRSLSRSLTVDPNLEPELLKKARILFDDFYEQGGHKLSHFYPSVKETLAELHKAGFTLALVTNKPSKFVPDVLAQHGIDKYFVDVLGGDSFPEKKPNPVALNWLLKKHNVEADEMLMVGDSSNDIKAAKNAGCHSFGLTYGYNHGEPISASNPDYVADSVAQLLDVVLVSA
- the rpe gene encoding ribulose-phosphate 3-epimerase, coding for MKDFLIAPSILSADFARLGDDVERVLAAGADVVHFDVMDNHYVPNLTFGAPICKALRDYGITAPIDVHLMVKPVDNIVPDFAKAGASMITFHVEASEHIDRTLQLIKEHGCKAGVVLNPATPLSCLDYIMDKVDLILLMSVNPGFGGQSFIPHTLDKLRAVRKMIDESGRDIRLEIDGGVKVDNIREIAEAGADMFVAGSAIFNQPDYKEVIDEMRAELAKVNA
- a CDS encoding Dam family site-specific DNA-(adenine-N6)-methyltransferase, whose protein sequence is MKKQRAFLKWAGGKYGLVEDIQRHLPPARKLVEPFVGAGSVFLNTDYDQYLLADINPDLINLYNLLKTDPETYIAEAKRWFCPENNRKEAYLDIRAQFNDTDNVMYRSLAFLYMNRFGFNGLCRYNKKGGFNVPFGSYKKPYFPEAELEFFAEKAKKATFVCEGYSETFSRARKGCVVYCDPPYAPLSNTANFTSYAGNGFSLDDQAALADVAEKTAMERGIPVLISNHDTTLTRRLYHGADLNVVKVKRTISRNGAGRNKVDELLALFHAEKNQLASE